One window from the genome of Pararhizobium gei encodes:
- a CDS encoding Ku protein: MASRSFWKGYLKLSLVTCPVAMVPATTETQRVRFHTLNRKTGNRVSSRYVDAVTNKPVDEDDEVKGYPRGEDDYVMLEDEDIDAVALESTRTIDIDVFVPRENIDWIWYDTPHYLTPNDKVGEEAFAVIREAMAKSKVVGISRLVMYRRERAVMLEPRGKGIILWTLRYGDEVRDPQDYFKSVGKTKSSGEHLKLMEKFMTVHSRSWDPSIVEDPVQDRLLDIIAAKKKGKKNKAARPPKESAPSNVVNIMDALRKSLAEGKRK; this comes from the coding sequence ATGGCGTCGCGATCTTTCTGGAAGGGTTACCTGAAATTATCGCTGGTGACGTGCCCTGTGGCCATGGTGCCGGCCACCACCGAAACGCAACGAGTCCGTTTTCACACCCTTAACCGAAAGACGGGCAACCGTGTTTCGAGCCGTTATGTGGACGCCGTGACCAACAAGCCTGTTGACGAAGATGATGAGGTGAAGGGCTATCCCCGCGGCGAGGATGATTATGTCATGCTTGAAGACGAAGACATCGATGCGGTAGCGCTTGAAAGCACCCGCACCATTGACATTGATGTCTTCGTTCCCCGCGAAAACATTGATTGGATTTGGTACGACACGCCGCATTATTTGACGCCGAACGACAAGGTGGGAGAAGAGGCCTTTGCGGTTATCCGGGAAGCAATGGCCAAATCAAAGGTGGTCGGGATATCGCGGCTGGTTATGTACAGGCGTGAAAGGGCAGTCATGCTTGAGCCGCGCGGAAAAGGTATCATTCTATGGACCCTGCGTTACGGCGACGAAGTCCGCGATCCCCAGGATTACTTCAAATCTGTCGGCAAGACGAAGAGTAGTGGCGAACACCTGAAACTGATGGAAAAATTTATGACGGTGCATTCACGATCTTGGGATCCGTCGATCGTCGAGGATCCCGTTCAGGACCGTCTCTTGGATATCATCGCGGCCAAAAAGAAGGGCAAAAAGAACAAAGCAGCACGTCCACCCAAGGAAAGCGCGCCAAGCAATGTGGTCAATATCATGGATGCGCTACGAAAGAGCCTGGCGGAAGGAAAGCGGAAATAG
- a CDS encoding Ku protein: MAPRANWKGFLKVGELSCAVALYTAASTAERIAFHMINRKTGNRLHREFVDSETGKPVEREDQVKGYEVTDGDYVVLEPDEVAAAVPHADKTLNVEAFIGWSDIDDVYLDKPYYLAPADKASQEVFGLVRDALKKKKMAAIAETVLFRRVRTLLIQPHDQGLMASTLNFNYEVRSADEAFEDAPEFEIKSEMLDLAAHIINTKMGRFDPGTFEDRYEAALAEMVKAKIEGRKIKPKPALQPTKVVDLMEALRQSAGTGTAKSKGKKTAASKSAEKSPARKTPAKKAS; the protein is encoded by the coding sequence ATGGCGCCGCGGGCGAACTGGAAGGGTTTTCTGAAGGTTGGCGAATTGAGTTGTGCCGTGGCGCTTTACACGGCCGCCTCGACGGCGGAACGCATTGCTTTCCATATGATCAATAGAAAAACCGGGAATCGTCTCCACAGGGAGTTTGTCGACAGCGAGACTGGCAAGCCGGTGGAGCGGGAGGATCAAGTCAAGGGTTATGAGGTCACGGACGGCGATTATGTTGTCCTTGAACCGGATGAAGTCGCCGCTGCCGTTCCGCACGCAGACAAGACCCTCAATGTCGAGGCATTTATCGGCTGGAGCGATATTGACGACGTCTACTTGGACAAGCCCTATTATCTGGCGCCGGCTGACAAGGCGAGCCAGGAGGTCTTCGGACTCGTTCGTGACGCTTTAAAAAAGAAGAAGATGGCGGCGATCGCCGAAACGGTGCTGTTTCGCAGGGTGCGCACGCTCCTCATTCAGCCGCACGACCAGGGCCTGATGGCTTCGACATTGAATTTCAACTATGAGGTTCGCTCGGCCGACGAGGCTTTCGAGGACGCTCCTGAATTCGAAATAAAGAGCGAAATGCTGGATCTCGCCGCCCATATCATCAACACCAAGATGGGGAGGTTCGATCCGGGGACCTTCGAGGACAGATATGAGGCGGCTCTCGCCGAAATGGTCAAGGCTAAGATCGAAGGCCGCAAGATCAAGCCGAAACCGGCGCTTCAGCCGACCAAGGTGGTCGATCTCATGGAGGCATTGCGGCAAAGTGCGGGTACCGGGACCGCCAAGAGCAAAGGCAAGAAAACCGCAGCATCAAAGTCTGCTGAAAAATCACCCGCCAGGAAAACACCGGCGAAAAAGGCCAGCTAA
- a CDS encoding YqaA family protein, producing MLRRLYDWTMSLAGRKSAEVWLAVIAFVESSVFLVPADVLFLPMALARPERAWRYALVATVASVLGGIAGWYIGHYAFETLAKPILHFYGKLEAFETMKSSVGYETLVLLLVTSGLAHLPPIKVVTILSGAANINLGLFIVTAIVARGARFFLLAWLLRRYGEEIRHFIEKRLGLLAAVAAGLLIAMFAAYRFLV from the coding sequence ATGCTGCGCAGACTGTACGATTGGACCATGTCGCTTGCCGGCCGTAAATCGGCAGAGGTTTGGCTCGCTGTTATCGCTTTTGTCGAAAGCTCGGTTTTTCTTGTGCCTGCCGACGTGCTGTTCCTGCCGATGGCCCTGGCACGGCCTGAGCGCGCATGGCGCTATGCGCTTGTGGCAACGGTCGCCTCGGTGTTGGGGGGCATTGCCGGATGGTACATCGGCCATTATGCGTTCGAGACGCTGGCCAAACCCATCCTGCATTTCTACGGCAAACTCGAAGCCTTCGAGACGATGAAGTCCTCGGTCGGCTATGAGACCCTCGTTCTGCTCCTGGTGACGTCAGGCCTGGCGCATCTGCCGCCTATCAAGGTCGTGACGATCCTGTCCGGTGCCGCCAATATCAATCTCGGCCTGTTTATCGTCACGGCCATTGTGGCGCGGGGCGCGCGGTTTTTCCTGCTGGCCTGGTTGCTGCGTCGCTACGGCGAGGAAATTCGGCATTTCATCGAAAAACGGCTTGGGCTTCTGGCGGCTGTCGCGGCCGGCTTGCTGATAGCGATGTTTGCAGCCTATCGTTTCCTTGTCTGA
- a CDS encoding disulfide bond formation protein B: MTDSIIRPVRGLFSSLAVTLGMAVTIGGALAFEHLGGYIPCALCLMQRTPYYWGIPFGILAIVTCALKMPAWLTRLLLVIIGLLMLAGAGIGIYHAGVEWHFWAGPASCATTASGVSSNVGDLLGDLDSKHGPSCTDAALRVLGLSFAGWNVIASLVLAAIALRGAAKA, from the coding sequence TTGACCGATAGCATCATCCGGCCCGTCCGCGGGCTTTTCAGTTCCCTCGCGGTCACCCTTGGCATGGCCGTGACTATAGGAGGCGCGCTGGCCTTCGAGCATCTCGGCGGCTACATCCCCTGCGCGCTCTGCCTGATGCAGAGGACGCCCTATTACTGGGGCATACCATTCGGCATTCTCGCCATCGTCACCTGCGCATTGAAAATGCCGGCCTGGCTGACCCGCCTGCTGTTGGTGATTATCGGCCTGCTGATGCTGGCAGGCGCTGGCATTGGGATCTATCATGCCGGGGTCGAGTGGCATTTCTGGGCAGGCCCTGCCAGTTGCGCCACGACCGCATCGGGCGTTTCCTCGAATGTCGGCGATCTGCTCGGCGATCTCGACAGCAAACATGGACCCTCCTGCACGGATGCGGCCCTCCGGGTGCTGGGTCTATCTTTTGCCGGATGGAACGTCATCGCCAGCCTCGTGCTCGCGGCAATTGCTTTGCGCGGTGCCGCAAAGGCGTAA
- a CDS encoding HNH endonuclease codes for MTIAVSPHGLPALVLNADYRPLSYYPLSLWSWQDAIKAVFLDRVHILAEYDHQVSSPSFSMRLPSVVCLKSYVQPSRHPAFTRFNVFLRDRFECQYCGSPDDLTFDHVIPRCCGGQTTWENVVAACSPCNLRKGGKLPKQAGMFPHQKPFHPTVQDLHNNGRLFPPNHLHDSWMDYLYWDVELQP; via the coding sequence TTGACGATTGCAGTCTCACCACACGGCCTACCGGCGCTCGTGCTGAACGCTGACTATAGGCCGCTGAGTTACTATCCCTTGTCGCTCTGGTCCTGGCAGGACGCGATCAAGGCTGTTTTTCTGGACCGCGTGCATATCCTGGCTGAATATGACCACCAGGTTTCGTCACCCAGTTTTTCGATGCGTCTGCCAAGCGTCGTCTGCCTCAAAAGCTATGTCCAGCCCTCGCGCCATCCCGCCTTCACACGTTTCAATGTGTTTCTGCGGGACCGTTTCGAGTGCCAGTATTGCGGTTCTCCCGACGACCTGACCTTCGACCATGTCATCCCCCGCTGCTGCGGCGGCCAGACGACCTGGGAAAACGTCGTTGCCGCCTGTTCGCCCTGCAATCTGCGAAAGGGCGGCAAGCTGCCGAAGCAGGCCGGGATGTTCCCGCACCAGAAGCCGTTTCACCCGACGGTTCAGGACCTGCACAACAATGGCCGGCTTTTTCCGCCGAACCATCTGCATGACAGCTGGATGGATTACCTCTACTGGGATGTCGAGCTGCAGCCATAA
- a CDS encoding DNA-3-methyladenine glycosylase family protein: MRIIRTHDDIAAGLQGLVMLDARLEPVVVKAGPVPLRRMDPGYSGIANIIVSQMVSKASAAAIWQRMEGRLGKITAASFLAVTDQDCREIGLSRAKADALRAVANAVGAEDLDLSAICEMEAAAAIRKMTAIKGVGRWTAEVYLLFCAGHPDVFPVGDVALQNAVGHALMLEVRPSARELEQLTELWAPWRSVAARLFWAYYATQMRRDGVPTGL, encoded by the coding sequence ATGCGGATCATTCGGACACATGACGATATCGCCGCCGGTTTGCAGGGACTGGTCATGCTTGATGCGCGGCTGGAGCCGGTAGTTGTCAAGGCAGGGCCTGTGCCCCTTCGCCGCATGGACCCGGGCTATTCCGGCATCGCCAATATCATTGTTTCGCAAATGGTGTCGAAGGCCAGTGCGGCAGCCATCTGGCAGCGGATGGAGGGGCGGCTGGGCAAAATTACCGCCGCGTCATTTCTTGCCGTCACGGATCAGGATTGCCGCGAGATAGGCCTGTCGCGCGCCAAGGCCGACGCCTTGCGCGCGGTCGCGAATGCCGTGGGTGCGGAAGACCTCGACCTTTCGGCCATCTGCGAGATGGAGGCGGCCGCCGCCATCCGCAAGATGACCGCGATCAAGGGCGTCGGACGCTGGACGGCCGAGGTCTATCTCTTGTTCTGCGCCGGGCACCCGGATGTTTTCCCCGTCGGCGATGTCGCGCTGCAGAATGCCGTCGGCCACGCGCTGATGCTGGAGGTCCGGCCGTCTGCCCGTGAACTCGAACAACTGACGGAGCTCTGGGCTCCTTGGCGCAGCGTCGCCGCGCGGTTGTTCTGGGCTTATTACGCAACGCAGATGCGGCGGGACGGCGTTCCAACGGGACTTTGA
- the gluQRS gene encoding tRNA glutamyl-Q(34) synthetase GluQRS: MNPLLSKPRIFRFAPSPNGRLHLGHALSAFLNHDKAREKGGRFLLRIEDIDTTRCTPEFETAIYEDLAWLGLAWENPVRRQSDHLDLYRDALDRLFERGLVYPALLSRGEIKAAVARFEAEGKQWPRDPDGTPHYPGTERTLSSAGRREILDSGRPHALRLDMGNAIAQLDAGLSWQETGAGPQGETGLIAADPAAWGDVVLSRSDAPSSYHLAVTVDDALQGVTDVVRGRDLFHATAVHRLLQHLLGLPEPGYHHHRLIPGADGRKLSKSNGDTGIVAFREAGRSPGDIRAMVL; this comes from the coding sequence ATGAATCCGCTTTTGTCAAAACCACGTATCTTCCGCTTCGCACCCAGCCCCAACGGCCGGCTGCATCTCGGGCACGCCCTCTCCGCCTTCCTCAACCATGACAAGGCACGAGAAAAAGGCGGACGGTTCCTGCTGCGGATCGAGGATATCGATACGACACGCTGCACGCCGGAGTTCGAAACCGCGATCTATGAAGATCTGGCCTGGCTCGGGCTCGCATGGGAAAACCCGGTGCGGCGGCAGTCGGACCATCTCGATCTTTACCGGGACGCTCTCGACAGGTTGTTCGAACGCGGTCTTGTCTATCCGGCTCTCCTCAGCCGCGGCGAGATCAAGGCGGCTGTCGCAAGATTTGAGGCGGAGGGCAAACAATGGCCCCGCGATCCCGACGGCACGCCGCATTATCCGGGGACCGAGCGGACATTGTCATCGGCCGGCCGACGGGAAATCCTCGATAGCGGCAGGCCGCACGCATTGCGACTCGATATGGGTAACGCGATCGCACAGCTTGATGCCGGGTTGAGCTGGCAAGAAACAGGCGCCGGTCCGCAAGGTGAAACAGGCCTGATTGCAGCCGACCCGGCCGCATGGGGCGACGTGGTTCTCTCGCGGTCGGACGCACCCTCCAGCTACCACCTGGCCGTCACGGTCGATGACGCGTTACAGGGCGTCACCGATGTCGTGCGTGGCCGTGATCTTTTTCACGCAACGGCGGTGCACAGGCTGCTGCAGCACCTGCTCGGCCTGCCTGAACCGGGCTATCACCATCACCGCCTGATTCCGGGAGCCGACGGGCGAAAGCTCTCCAAGAGCAACGGGGATACCGGCATTGTCGCCTTTCGCGAAGCAGGACGATCGCCCGGCGACATCAGGGCCATGGTCCTATAG
- a CDS encoding YihY/virulence factor BrkB family protein, giving the protein MPAFVRIAWKVVFDAVWHFSEDDGWAMASHVALSTLLAIFPFLIFGTALGSFLGADQFAITAVHFIFDTWPESIAKPISDEVVQVLTIPRGGLLTVSVLAAAYFASNGVEALRVSLNRAYRVAESRAWYKTRIASLAFVLAGVLVLAIVSILLVAVPLAIRYAGTYLPWLNGLLSVIDSWSLAGVFVMLTTGLIVSHLWLPDGKRKIMDVLPGIILTLVAWSVGAYVFASYLATFANYVSTYAGLASIMVALVFLYIVGAIFIIGAEINAAIMKYKVKRMVIQRFRNARDGTEQMGDISNEVPKERVL; this is encoded by the coding sequence ATGCCGGCTTTCGTTCGTATCGCCTGGAAGGTCGTGTTCGACGCTGTCTGGCATTTCAGCGAGGATGACGGCTGGGCGATGGCGAGCCATGTCGCCCTGTCCACCTTGCTTGCGATCTTTCCGTTCCTGATCTTCGGAACGGCGCTCGGCAGCTTTCTCGGTGCCGACCAGTTCGCCATCACGGCGGTCCACTTCATTTTCGACACATGGCCGGAATCGATTGCGAAGCCGATTTCGGATGAGGTGGTACAGGTCCTGACCATTCCGCGCGGTGGCCTGCTGACCGTTTCGGTGCTGGCTGCCGCCTATTTTGCCTCGAATGGCGTCGAGGCGCTCAGGGTGTCGCTCAATCGCGCCTATCGGGTGGCGGAAAGCCGGGCCTGGTACAAGACGCGCATCGCCAGCCTCGCCTTCGTGCTGGCCGGCGTCCTCGTCCTCGCCATCGTCAGCATTCTTCTCGTCGCCGTGCCGCTGGCGATCCGCTATGCGGGAACATATCTTCCCTGGCTCAACGGACTGTTGTCGGTGATCGATAGCTGGAGCCTCGCCGGCGTCTTCGTCATGCTCACGACAGGCCTGATCGTCAGTCATCTGTGGTTGCCCGACGGCAAGCGCAAGATCATGGATGTATTACCGGGCATTATCCTGACGCTGGTGGCCTGGTCCGTCGGTGCCTATGTCTTCGCGTCCTATCTCGCAACCTTCGCCAATTATGTCTCGACCTATGCGGGCCTTGCCTCGATCATGGTGGCCCTGGTGTTTCTTTACATCGTCGGCGCGATCTTCATCATCGGCGCGGAAATCAATGCCGCGATCATGAAATACAAGGTCAAGCGCATGGTGATCCAGCGGTTCCGCAACGCAAGGGACGGAACGGAACAGATGGGCGACATATCCAATGAGGTGCCCAAGGAGCGCGTCCTATAG
- a CDS encoding SDR family oxidoreductase has protein sequence MTDRPTIIVTGCSSGIGAWCARALQKDGWRVFATVRQEKDLAPLEQDGIEAFRMDYTQPEEIAALVDQVFARTGGKLDALFNNGAYGQAGAVEDLPVEALRLQLETNVIGWHDLTRRVIPVMRAQGHGRIVQCSSILGIVPYKWRGAYNASKFALEGLSLTMRMELSGSGIEVSLIEPGPIASRFTANAATYIERFIDLKGSVHAREYERQMRRLKGESAPAKGRLEPDAVYAALKRALTDRYPKPHYIVTTPAKQGAMLKKLLPAAVFYRIIGRLG, from the coding sequence ATGACCGACCGTCCCACGATAATCGTCACCGGCTGCTCGTCAGGCATCGGTGCATGGTGCGCCCGGGCGCTTCAGAAAGATGGCTGGCGCGTGTTTGCGACCGTGCGGCAGGAAAAGGATCTGGCCCCCCTCGAGCAGGACGGCATCGAAGCCTTCCGGATGGATTACACCCAGCCGGAGGAGATAGCCGCCCTCGTCGACCAGGTCTTTGCCCGCACCGGCGGCAAGCTTGACGCGCTGTTCAACAATGGCGCCTATGGCCAGGCCGGTGCCGTGGAAGACCTGCCAGTAGAAGCTCTGCGGCTTCAACTGGAAACCAATGTGATCGGCTGGCACGACCTGACCCGGCGTGTCATTCCGGTCATGCGGGCGCAGGGCCACGGACGCATCGTCCAGTGCTCATCCATCCTTGGCATCGTCCCGTACAAATGGCGGGGAGCCTACAATGCCTCGAAATTCGCTCTGGAAGGACTAAGCCTGACGATGCGCATGGAACTGTCGGGAAGCGGCATCGAGGTGAGCCTGATCGAACCCGGGCCGATTGCATCGCGCTTCACGGCAAATGCCGCGACCTATATAGAGCGCTTCATCGACCTGAAAGGATCGGTGCATGCCAGGGAATATGAACGGCAGATGCGCCGGCTGAAAGGCGAAAGCGCGCCGGCGAAAGGCAGACTGGAACCGGATGCGGTGTATGCTGCGCTGAAACGCGCATTGACGGACAGATATCCGAAGCCACATTACATCGTGACGACGCCGGCGAAGCAGGGAGCCATGCTGAAGAAGCTGCTCCCTGCAGCGGTGTTCTACAGGATCATCGGGCGTCTCGGCTGA
- a CDS encoding twin transmembrane helix small protein, producing the protein MNSFLTFLTLLVMGLVVIVLIRGLFNMAKGGNSNTSNKLMQARVLLQALAVALIMLTLWLTGGGR; encoded by the coding sequence ATGAACAGTTTCCTGACCTTCCTGACGTTGCTCGTCATGGGCCTCGTGGTCATCGTTCTCATCCGCGGTCTCTTCAACATGGCCAAGGGTGGCAACAGCAACACGTCCAACAAGCTGATGCAGGCGCGTGTGCTTCTGCAGGCCTTGGCTGTCGCACTTATTATGCTGACGCTCTGGTTGACCGGCGGCGGGCGCTGA
- a CDS encoding cob(I)yrinic acid a,c-diamide adenosyltransferase, translating to MVKLNKIYTRTGDDGTTGLALGPRRLKSDLRVEAYGTIDETNSVIGVARQHTGALSDLDAMLMRIQNDLFDLGADLSTPDTGETLAYEPLRIIAAQVDRLEGEIDALNADLDPLRSFVLPGGTAAAAALHVARTVARRAERQMVELARVEGEIVSIEALAYINRLSDFLFVAARWTNDRGRGDVLWVPGKNR from the coding sequence ATGGTCAAGCTGAACAAGATCTACACCAGAACCGGCGACGACGGCACCACGGGGCTGGCGCTCGGCCCGCGGCGTCTGAAAAGCGACCTGCGCGTCGAGGCCTACGGCACGATAGACGAGACCAATTCCGTCATCGGCGTCGCCCGCCAGCACACCGGCGCGTTGAGCGATCTCGACGCGATGCTCATGCGCATCCAAAACGACCTGTTCGATCTCGGAGCTGATCTTTCCACGCCGGACACTGGGGAAACCCTGGCTTACGAGCCCCTGCGGATCATCGCAGCGCAGGTCGATCGTCTCGAGGGTGAAATCGACGCCTTGAATGCGGATCTCGATCCCTTGCGCTCCTTCGTCCTGCCTGGCGGTACTGCCGCTGCAGCAGCGCTTCACGTTGCCCGCACCGTGGCACGGCGCGCAGAGCGGCAGATGGTCGAACTGGCCCGTGTCGAAGGCGAAATCGTCAGCATCGAAGCACTGGCCTATATCAACCGGCTTTCGGATTTCCTTTTTGTCGCGGCCCGCTGGACCAACGACAGGGGTCGCGGGGATGTGCTTTGGGTTCCGGGAAAAAACAGGTAG
- a CDS encoding rhomboid family intramembrane serine protease, translating to MFIPLHDANALKHIKVQYVTIGLILINIIAWLVTGPLLAPESFSNATLMGLGYIPAVSFDFARLTPELILVPDEATYVTYAFLHGDFWHLASNMLFLWVFGDNVEDALGHVRYLIFYLLCAAAGALVHGLINTASEAPLIGASGAISGVVAAYFLLHPKVRVWVLVFFRIPLPLPAFIPLALWIGQQFIMLVIDPESGISWGAHVGGILAGLLLVVFLRRRGVPLFDRTIVTPRAVEHVEATAVSPQPPHSSDGAKRTPWGRPS from the coding sequence ATGTTTATACCGCTGCACGACGCGAACGCCCTGAAGCACATCAAGGTCCAGTATGTCACGATCGGCCTGATCCTCATCAATATTATCGCCTGGCTCGTCACCGGTCCGCTTCTGGCGCCTGAGAGTTTTTCCAATGCGACGCTGATGGGGCTCGGATATATTCCCGCCGTTTCCTTCGACTTTGCGCGGTTGACGCCGGAACTGATACTGGTGCCCGATGAGGCGACCTATGTCACCTATGCCTTCCTGCACGGCGACTTCTGGCATCTGGCAAGCAACATGCTCTTCCTTTGGGTCTTCGGGGACAATGTCGAGGACGCGCTGGGCCATGTCCGCTATCTGATCTTCTATCTCCTGTGTGCTGCAGCCGGCGCTCTCGTCCACGGACTGATCAACACGGCTTCGGAAGCTCCGCTGATCGGCGCATCGGGCGCAATTTCCGGTGTCGTCGCGGCTTATTTTCTCCTGCATCCGAAGGTGCGGGTCTGGGTACTGGTGTTCTTTCGCATTCCGCTGCCCCTGCCGGCCTTCATCCCGTTGGCGCTCTGGATCGGCCAGCAATTCATCATGCTGGTCATCGATCCGGAAAGCGGCATCTCGTGGGGCGCGCATGTCGGCGGTATTCTCGCCGGGCTCCTTCTGGTGGTCTTTCTGCGACGTCGCGGGGTGCCGCTTTTCGACCGCACCATCGTCACGCCTCGCGCTGTTGAGCATGTCGAGGCAACGGCGGTGAGTCCACAGCCTCCCCACTCAAGCGACGGTGCAAAACGAACGCCTTGGGGCAGACCCTCCTGA
- a CDS encoding electron transfer flavoprotein subunit beta/FixA family protein has product MKILVTVKRVVDYNVKIRVKPDGSGVELTNVKMSMNPFDEISVEEALRLREAGKATEVVVVSVGPAKAEETLRTALAMGADRAILVETEDQVEPLAVAKIIKGVAEAEQPGLIIVGKQAIDDDSNQTGQMLSALLGWAQGTFASKIEIGDGNASVTREVDGGLQTIEVKLPAVVTTDLRLNEPRYASLPNIMKAKKKPLDKKTPADFGVDTSPRLKVLKTEEPSGRKAGIKVKTVAELVEKLKTEAGVL; this is encoded by the coding sequence ATGAAAATCCTTGTCACCGTCAAACGTGTCGTCGACTACAATGTAAAGATCCGGGTGAAGCCGGATGGTTCGGGCGTCGAACTGACAAACGTGAAGATGTCGATGAACCCGTTCGACGAAATCTCCGTCGAGGAAGCCCTTCGTCTGCGGGAAGCCGGCAAGGCGACCGAGGTTGTCGTGGTCTCCGTTGGTCCGGCCAAGGCCGAGGAAACGCTGCGCACTGCGCTTGCCATGGGCGCCGACCGCGCCATCCTGGTCGAGACCGAGGATCAGGTCGAGCCGCTTGCCGTTGCCAAGATCATCAAGGGTGTGGCGGAAGCCGAACAGCCCGGCCTGATCATCGTCGGCAAGCAGGCGATCGACGACGATTCCAACCAGACCGGCCAGATGCTGTCCGCCCTCTTGGGCTGGGCGCAGGGCACCTTCGCCTCGAAGATCGAAATCGGTGACGGCAATGCCTCGGTCACCCGCGAGGTCGATGGCGGTCTGCAGACGATCGAAGTTAAGCTGCCAGCCGTCGTTACCACCGATCTGCGGCTGAATGAGCCACGCTACGCCTCGCTGCCGAACATCATGAAGGCAAAGAAGAAGCCGCTCGACAAGAAAACACCCGCCGACTTCGGTGTTGACACGAGCCCACGGCTCAAGGTTCTGAAGACCGAGGAGCCCTCCGGCCGCAAGGCGGGCATCAAGGTCAAGACCGTCGCCGAACTGGTCGAGAAACTCAAGACAGAAGCCGGCGTGCTCTAA
- a CDS encoding electron transfer flavoprotein subunit alpha/FixB family protein, producing MAILLLADHDAATLSDQTAKALTAASKIDSDIHILVAGKNAQAAADAAAKLAGVTKVLLADSDDLVNNLAEPLAALIVSLAPAYDTIIAAATSTGKNVLPRVAALLDVVQISEITEVLSADTFKRPIYAGNAVQTVQTSEAKKVITVRTASFASSGDGGSAVVEIVSAAENPGLSTFVADALSSSDRPELTSAKIIISGGRALGSSEKFQEVILPVADKLGAAVGASRAAVDAGYAPNDWQVGQTGKVVAPQLYIAVGISGAIQHLAGMKDSKVIVAINKDEEAPIFQVADYGLVGDLFVILPELEKAL from the coding sequence ATGGCCATTCTTCTTCTGGCTGACCACGACGCCGCAACCCTGTCCGACCAGACCGCCAAGGCGCTGACGGCTGCTTCCAAAATTGACAGCGATATCCACATTCTCGTCGCCGGCAAGAACGCACAAGCCGCGGCCGATGCAGCGGCAAAGCTCGCGGGCGTGACCAAGGTCCTGCTCGCCGACAGCGACGACCTTGTCAACAACCTCGCCGAGCCGCTTGCCGCCCTCATCGTTTCGCTGGCGCCCGCCTATGACACGATCATCGCAGCGGCCACATCGACAGGCAAGAACGTTCTGCCGCGCGTTGCAGCCCTGCTCGACGTCGTCCAGATCTCGGAAATCACGGAGGTTCTCTCGGCCGATACGTTCAAACGCCCGATCTATGCCGGCAATGCCGTCCAGACGGTGCAGACGAGCGAGGCGAAAAAGGTCATCACCGTTCGCACCGCCTCGTTTGCATCTTCAGGGGACGGCGGATCGGCTGTCGTGGAAATCGTCTCGGCGGCGGAAAACCCTGGCCTCTCGACCTTCGTCGCGGACGCGCTGTCCTCGTCGGACCGGCCGGAACTGACCTCGGCGAAAATCATCATTTCCGGCGGTCGCGCGCTCGGCTCCTCCGAAAAGTTCCAGGAAGTCATCCTGCCGGTGGCCGACAAGCTCGGCGCCGCCGTCGGCGCATCGCGTGCAGCAGTGGACGCGGGCTACGCCCCCAACGATTGGCAGGTCGGCCAGACCGGCAAGGTGGTGGCGCCGCAACTCTATATCGCCGTCGGTATTTCCGGCGCCATCCAGCATCTGGCAGGGATGAAGGATTCAAAGGTCATCGTCGCTATCAACAAGGACGAGGAAGCCCCGATCTTCCAGGTCGCGGATTATGGTTTGGTCGGCGATCTCTTCGTGATCCTCCCGGAACTCGAAAAGGCGCTGTGA